The Mycobacterium sp. 3519A genome contains a region encoding:
- a CDS encoding thiamine pyrophosphate-requiring protein: MSEKSVADYLLERLRDWGVRHVFGYPGDGINAVLAAWGRADNNPQFIQSRHEEMSAFEAVGYAKFTGGLGVCIATSGPGAVHLLNGLYDAKLDHVPVLAIVGQTNRSAIGGSYQQEIDLANLYKDVASEYVQTVTVPEQLPNVLDRAIRTALARRAPTALVIPADVQELTYSPPTHAFKMVPSSIGVQWPAIAPDDAAIRQAADVLNAGKKVAMLVGTGARGAHKELAEVADLLGAGAAKALLGKDVLSDELPWVTGSIGLLGTRPSYEMMRDCDTLLTVGSSFPYTQFLPEFGQARAVQIDIDPTLIGMRYPYEVNVVADAKTALQAILPHLDRKSDRSWRSDIERNVTRWWETMHKRAMVSAKSVNPLRLFAELSPQLPENAIVTADSGSAANWYARQLRFRGDMRGSLSGTLATMGPGVPYAIGAKFGHPDRPVIAFAGDGAMQMNGMAELITIKRYHEQWRDPRLIVAILHNNDLNQVTWEMRAMAGAPKFVESQTLPDVDFAAFAAGLGLNSAVITDADDLAGAWKTALSADRPTVLDVHTDPDMPPIPPHATWDQFTALAGAVLKGDEDSWGFIKEGVKAKAQEFVPHRGS; this comes from the coding sequence ATGTCAGAGAAATCCGTCGCCGACTATCTGCTCGAGCGCTTGCGCGACTGGGGCGTCCGCCACGTGTTCGGTTATCCGGGCGACGGCATCAACGCCGTCCTGGCCGCTTGGGGCCGCGCCGACAACAACCCACAGTTCATCCAGTCGCGCCACGAGGAGATGAGTGCGTTCGAGGCGGTCGGCTACGCCAAATTCACCGGCGGCCTCGGCGTCTGCATCGCGACCTCCGGCCCGGGTGCGGTGCACCTGCTCAACGGTCTCTACGACGCCAAGCTCGACCACGTGCCGGTACTGGCGATCGTCGGACAGACCAACCGCAGCGCCATCGGCGGTTCGTACCAACAAGAGATCGACCTTGCCAACCTGTACAAGGACGTGGCCAGCGAGTACGTCCAAACCGTCACGGTGCCAGAGCAATTGCCCAATGTGCTGGACCGCGCGATCCGTACGGCATTGGCGAGACGGGCCCCTACCGCCTTGGTGATCCCTGCGGACGTCCAGGAACTGACGTACTCGCCTCCCACCCACGCCTTCAAGATGGTGCCGTCGAGCATCGGCGTCCAATGGCCGGCCATCGCGCCCGACGACGCCGCCATTCGCCAGGCCGCCGACGTGCTGAATGCCGGCAAGAAGGTGGCGATGTTGGTCGGCACCGGCGCCCGCGGCGCGCACAAGGAACTCGCCGAGGTCGCCGACCTCCTCGGCGCGGGAGCCGCAAAGGCATTGCTCGGCAAGGACGTGCTGTCCGACGAGTTGCCGTGGGTGACGGGATCCATCGGGTTGCTCGGTACCCGACCCAGTTACGAGATGATGCGCGATTGCGACACACTGCTCACCGTCGGGTCGAGCTTTCCCTATACGCAGTTCCTGCCCGAGTTCGGCCAGGCCCGCGCAGTCCAGATCGACATCGACCCCACCCTGATCGGGATGCGCTACCCGTACGAGGTGAACGTCGTCGCGGACGCGAAAACCGCCCTGCAGGCAATACTTCCACACCTGGACCGCAAGTCCGACCGGTCGTGGCGCAGCGACATCGAACGCAACGTCACCAGGTGGTGGGAAACCATGCACAAGCGCGCAATGGTGAGCGCGAAGTCGGTCAACCCGCTGCGACTGTTCGCGGAACTGTCACCGCAACTTCCCGAAAACGCCATCGTCACGGCCGACTCCGGATCGGCGGCCAACTGGTATGCGCGACAGCTTCGGTTCCGCGGCGATATGCGCGGGTCGTTGTCGGGCACGCTGGCCACCATGGGGCCGGGCGTGCCGTATGCGATCGGAGCCAAATTCGGCCATCCCGACCGTCCGGTCATCGCGTTCGCCGGTGACGGTGCCATGCAGATGAACGGCATGGCCGAACTGATCACGATCAAGCGCTATCACGAGCAGTGGCGCGACCCACGGCTGATCGTCGCGATCTTGCACAACAACGACCTCAACCAGGTCACCTGGGAAATGCGCGCGATGGCCGGCGCACCGAAGTTTGTTGAATCGCAAACCCTTCCCGACGTCGACTTCGCCGCATTCGCGGCGGGGCTCGGCCTGAACTCAGCCGTCATCACCGATGCCGACGACTTGGCTGGCGCATGGAAAACAGCGCTGTCGGCGGACCGCCCGACCGTTCTGGACGTGCACACCGATCCGGACATGCCACCGATCCCGCCACATGCCACCTGGGATCAGTTCACGGCGCTGGCAGGCGCTGTGCTCAAGGGCGACGAGGACAGCTGGGGATTCATCAAAGAAGGCGTCAAGGCCAAAGCCCAGGAGTTCGTCCCTCATCGCGGCTCGTGA
- a CDS encoding FAD-binding and (Fe-S)-binding domain-containing protein encodes MTTTALPFKSLAAALRQHVAGEVRFDPGSRATYSTDASNYRQIPIGVVVPDNPNDAARAIRVCHDHDVPVLSRGGGTSLAGQCCNAAVVLDWSKHCHRVERVDTDAGTAVVEPGIALDVLNDHLAHTGWMVGPKPSTHVSCTIGGMIGNNSCGSTAQAYGKMADSVRRLEILTYDGLRTWVGATNTADARAIGQGTGREADLYRGLLSIVDEYGDDIRAAYPHIPRRVSGYGVDALLPENGFQLARALVGSESTLVTVLRAELQLVRRPAASALAILAFDDIATAADALPAILEHEPAALEGLDHRLVELEHSRRLAEKALRHLPPGNAWLMVQLDGECQEDADHKAKAMIDALHTAARNATVLDDPDQKRQVWAAREAGLGATAYPPTGPETHEGWEDAAVPPSRLGDYLRDFRKLLERFGYQSASLYGHFGQGCVHTRIPFDLRTADGVATYRRFAIDAAHLVTDYGGSLSGEHGDGQSRGELLPIMFGDRVVQAFEKTKALFDPTNRMNPGKVVNPYRLDENLRFGVDYLPLEPRTEFSYPHDHHSFPHAAARCVGVGKCRGHESGVMCPSYRATGEEEHSTRGRSRLLFEMLQGDVITDGWRSKQVHDALDLCLACKGCRSDCPVNVDMATYKAEFLSHYYRHRIRPMAHYSMGWIPLWARMAATVPVAAHMLTGSKPLAAAVKAIGGIDPQRNVPQFARQPFSQWFREQRDDPSRPTVLLWPDTFSNYFDPDIARAAVAVLRAAGFRVDVPQHTVCCGLTWISTGQLKTAKRVLRRTLKVLRPALRAGTPVVVLEPSCAAVFRSDLPELLADNEDAHRLAGQTQTIGELLDGHADWHPPQLSMTAVVQQHCHQHAVLHYTHERQLLADAGVNADVLDAGCCGLAGNFGFERGHYDVSVACAEDKLLPALRGSDPATLVIADGFSCRTQIKDLCPGRRPLHTAQVLAAGLPPA; translated from the coding sequence ATGACCACGACCGCGCTTCCGTTCAAGTCACTGGCCGCCGCGTTGCGTCAACACGTGGCCGGTGAAGTTCGCTTCGATCCAGGCTCACGGGCGACGTATTCGACCGATGCGTCGAACTATCGGCAGATACCGATCGGCGTCGTCGTGCCGGACAATCCCAACGACGCGGCGCGAGCCATCCGGGTGTGCCACGACCACGACGTGCCTGTGCTGTCCCGCGGCGGCGGCACCAGTCTTGCAGGTCAATGTTGCAACGCCGCGGTGGTATTGGACTGGAGCAAGCACTGTCATCGAGTGGAGCGGGTGGACACCGACGCGGGCACCGCCGTCGTCGAACCCGGCATAGCGCTGGACGTCCTCAATGACCATTTGGCGCACACCGGTTGGATGGTCGGCCCGAAGCCCTCGACCCATGTCAGCTGCACCATCGGCGGCATGATCGGCAACAACTCGTGCGGATCCACCGCGCAGGCGTACGGAAAAATGGCCGATTCCGTGCGCAGATTGGAGATCCTCACGTACGACGGGCTGCGGACGTGGGTCGGTGCGACAAACACAGCGGACGCCCGCGCCATCGGTCAAGGCACGGGGCGCGAAGCCGACCTCTACCGTGGCCTGCTCAGCATCGTGGACGAGTATGGCGACGACATTCGCGCTGCTTACCCCCACATTCCGCGCCGGGTGTCCGGCTACGGCGTCGATGCGCTGTTGCCAGAGAATGGTTTTCAGCTTGCCCGCGCGTTGGTGGGCAGCGAGAGCACGCTCGTCACGGTGCTTCGTGCGGAGCTGCAACTGGTCCGCCGACCGGCGGCCAGCGCGCTCGCCATCCTCGCATTCGACGACATCGCCACCGCCGCGGACGCCCTGCCCGCGATCCTCGAGCACGAACCCGCCGCGCTCGAGGGCCTCGACCATCGGCTCGTCGAACTCGAGCACTCGCGGCGGCTGGCCGAGAAGGCGTTGCGCCACCTTCCACCCGGAAACGCATGGCTGATGGTGCAACTGGACGGTGAGTGCCAGGAAGACGCGGACCACAAAGCGAAGGCCATGATCGACGCGCTGCACACAGCGGCGCGCAACGCCACGGTCCTAGACGATCCCGACCAGAAGCGGCAGGTGTGGGCGGCGCGGGAAGCGGGCCTCGGCGCCACGGCCTATCCCCCGACCGGACCGGAGACGCACGAAGGATGGGAAGACGCGGCAGTGCCGCCGAGCCGGCTCGGCGACTATCTGCGTGACTTCCGAAAGCTGTTGGAGCGCTTCGGTTACCAGAGCGCATCACTATATGGGCATTTCGGTCAGGGCTGCGTGCACACTCGCATCCCGTTCGACCTTCGCACCGCCGACGGGGTCGCCACCTACCGGCGGTTCGCGATCGACGCAGCGCATCTGGTGACCGACTACGGCGGGTCGTTGTCCGGTGAGCACGGCGACGGCCAATCCCGGGGCGAATTGCTGCCGATCATGTTCGGAGACAGGGTGGTTCAGGCCTTCGAGAAGACCAAGGCACTGTTCGATCCGACCAACCGGATGAACCCGGGAAAGGTCGTCAACCCATATCGGCTGGATGAGAACCTGCGGTTCGGCGTCGACTACCTACCCCTGGAGCCGCGCACCGAATTCAGCTACCCGCACGATCACCACAGCTTTCCGCACGCCGCGGCGCGCTGCGTCGGTGTCGGCAAGTGCCGCGGCCACGAGTCCGGAGTGATGTGTCCCAGCTACCGGGCTACCGGCGAAGAGGAACACAGCACAAGGGGACGCTCGCGGCTGCTCTTCGAGATGCTGCAGGGCGACGTGATAACCGACGGCTGGCGCTCGAAGCAGGTGCACGATGCACTGGATCTGTGCTTGGCGTGCAAGGGCTGTCGCAGCGACTGCCCGGTGAACGTCGACATGGCCACCTACAAGGCGGAATTCCTGTCCCACTACTACCGACACCGTATCCGGCCGATGGCGCACTACTCGATGGGCTGGATCCCGCTGTGGGCGCGAATGGCCGCAACCGTCCCGGTCGCGGCCCACATGCTCACCGGAAGCAAACCACTCGCCGCAGCCGTCAAAGCGATCGGCGGTATCGATCCCCAACGCAACGTGCCTCAGTTCGCGCGTCAGCCGTTCAGCCAGTGGTTCCGCGAGCAGCGCGACGATCCCTCACGTCCGACGGTGCTGCTGTGGCCCGACACGTTCAGTAACTACTTCGACCCCGACATCGCCCGCGCTGCAGTGGCAGTGCTGCGGGCCGCGGGATTCCGTGTCGACGTGCCGCAACACACCGTGTGCTGTGGGCTGACCTGGATTTCGACCGGCCAATTGAAGACGGCCAAACGCGTGCTGCGCCGCACTCTGAAGGTGCTGCGCCCCGCGCTGCGCGCGGGAACGCCAGTCGTGGTGCTCGAGCCCAGCTGCGCAGCGGTGTTTCGCTCAGACCTGCCCGAACTGCTCGCCGACAACGAGGACGCGCATCGGCTGGCCGGACAGACCCAGACCATCGGAGAGTTGCTCGACGGGCACGCCGACTGGCATCCCCCGCAGCTTTCGATGACCGCGGTCGTCCAACAACACTGCCACCAGCACGCGGTACTGCACTACACGCACGAGAGACAGTTACTCGCCGACGCGGGGGTCAACGCTGACGTCCTCGACGCTGGATGTTGTGGTCTGGCAGGCAATTTCGGGTTCGAACGCGGCCACTACGACGTATCCGTGGCATGCGCCGAAGACAAGCTGTTGCCAGCCCTGCGGGGAAGCGATCCGGCCACCTTGGTGATCGCAGACGGATTCAGCTGCCGGACGCAGATCAAGGATCTGTGCCCCGGCCGTCGCCCCCTGCACACCGCCCAGGTGTTGGCTGCGGGCCTACCTCCGGCCTGA
- a CDS encoding enolase C-terminal domain-like protein translates to MTTSARAVTDTPITDVSATAYTIPTDSPEADGTLSWDSTTLVVAEVCSGDTTGLGWTYGDPRCAGLITDVLAPKLLDCNSFDITGVFDTMVKAVRNVGRGGVAGQAVSAVDIAMWDLKARLLDLPMHRLIGAVRDAVPVYGSGGFTTYDHLRLRDQLNAWTGELGIPRVKIKIGESWGTCTRRDMSRIRQARAVIGDAVELYVDANGAYDAKQAIRLISAVDDMDVRWFEEPVSSDDLAGLRIVREAITADVAAGEYGYDLAYFGRMCRADAVDCLQADASRCGGVTEWLRVAAVAAAHGLEISAHCAPWLHAAVAACVPNLRHLEWFHDHARIETRFLDGATLPLDGVLRLPSDAAGHGLTLRSADLEPFRLP, encoded by the coding sequence ATGACAACGTCTGCCAGAGCGGTGACCGACACGCCAATCACCGACGTATCGGCCACCGCGTACACCATCCCCACCGACTCGCCAGAGGCTGACGGCACCCTGTCATGGGATAGCACGACCCTCGTCGTGGCCGAGGTGTGTTCCGGTGACACGACCGGCTTGGGGTGGACGTACGGCGACCCGCGATGCGCGGGCCTGATCACCGACGTGCTGGCTCCGAAACTACTGGACTGCAATAGTTTCGATATCACCGGCGTGTTCGACACCATGGTCAAGGCGGTGCGCAATGTGGGCCGAGGAGGTGTCGCAGGCCAGGCGGTGTCGGCCGTCGACATCGCGATGTGGGACCTCAAGGCGCGCCTGCTCGACCTTCCGATGCACCGGCTGATCGGCGCCGTGCGCGATGCGGTGCCGGTCTACGGTAGCGGCGGCTTCACCACCTACGACCACCTGCGGTTGCGCGACCAACTCAACGCATGGACAGGGGAACTCGGCATCCCGCGGGTGAAGATCAAGATCGGCGAATCGTGGGGCACGTGCACCAGGCGCGACATGTCGCGAATTCGGCAGGCACGCGCCGTCATTGGCGACGCCGTCGAACTTTACGTCGACGCCAACGGGGCATATGACGCCAAACAGGCGATCCGACTGATCAGCGCCGTAGACGACATGGACGTGCGGTGGTTCGAAGAGCCGGTGTCGTCCGACGACCTCGCAGGCCTACGAATAGTTCGCGAGGCCATCACGGCTGACGTGGCTGCAGGCGAATACGGCTACGACTTGGCATATTTCGGCAGGATGTGCCGCGCTGACGCGGTCGACTGCCTTCAGGCCGACGCGTCCCGATGCGGAGGCGTCACCGAATGGCTGCGGGTGGCAGCCGTCGCCGCCGCACACGGATTGGAGATCTCGGCGCACTGCGCGCCGTGGTTGCACGCTGCGGTCGCGGCCTGTGTGCCCAATCTGCGGCATCTGGAATGGTTCCACGACCATGCCCGGATAGAGACACGGTTCCTCGACGGCGCGACGCTCCCACTTGACGGTGTACTGCGACTGCCCTCCGATGCGGCCGGACACGGGTTGACGTTGCGCAGCGCAGATCTCGAACCCTTCCGCTTGCCATGA
- a CDS encoding UPF0182 family protein, whose product MGMRPAARMPKLTRRSRILIGVALAVVLLLLFGPRLVDAYVDWLWFGELGYRSVFTTQLLTRLVVGVVAGVVMAAIVFGALALAYRTRPVFVPTAGPNDPVARYRTAVMTRLRLIGIGVPVVIGVFTGFFVQTYWDRIQLFLHGGSFGVADPQFGKDLGFYAFDLPFYRLVLSYLFGAVFIAFIANLVTHYLFGGIRLSGRTGALSRSARIQLITLVGILMLLKAVAYWFDRYELLSHADSRKPFTGAGYTDINAVLPAKLIMMTIAVICAVAVFSAVVLRDLRIPAIGVVLLLLSSLIVGWGWPTIVEQISVKPNAAQKESDYISRSITATRQAYGLTADTVTYRDYSGNAQTNAQQVAADRATTSNIRLLDPTIVSPAFTQFQQGKNFYYFPDQLSIDRYNGPDGNLRDYVVAARELNPDRLIDNQRDWINRHFVYTHGNGFIASPANTVRGVANDPNQNGGYPEFLASVVGANGSVISPGPAPLDQPRIYFGPVIASTSDDYAIVGKNGNDREYDYETNTETKNYTYSGKGGVPIGNWLARAVFAAKFSERKLVFPNPIGPDSKILFNRDPAQRVKAVAPWLTTDTSVYPAIVNKRMVWIVDGYTTLDNYPYSQLTSLSSATADSNEVAVNRLAPDKMVSYIRNSVKATVDAYDGTVTLYAQDEKDPVLQAWMKVFPGTVKPKSDISPELQAHLRYPEDLFKVQRSLLAKYHVNDPVTFFSTSDFWDVPLDPNPTASSFQPPYYIVAKDLASNDGSASFQLTSAMNRFRRDFLAAYISASSDPATYGKITVLTIPGQVNGPKLANNAITTDTAVSQDLGVIGRDNQNRIRWGNLLTLPVAQGGLLYVEPVYASPGASDAASSYPRLIRVAMMYNDRVGYGPTVRDALTELFGPGADATATGPAPAGPVNGQPAAAPPPSDGQRAAAPPPSQGQAPEVPTPIAVPPNGGATQLSGAKAAALQEVNSALDNIRQAQQSGNFADYGQALQRLDDAIKKYQSAK is encoded by the coding sequence GTGGGTATGCGGCCCGCGGCGCGAATGCCGAAGCTGACACGACGTAGCCGGATTCTGATCGGGGTCGCCCTGGCGGTCGTGCTGCTGCTGTTGTTTGGACCGCGGCTGGTCGACGCCTACGTCGACTGGCTCTGGTTCGGCGAACTCGGGTACCGCTCGGTGTTCACCACCCAGTTGCTCACCCGGCTCGTCGTCGGTGTGGTGGCCGGCGTGGTGATGGCCGCCATCGTCTTCGGTGCGCTCGCGCTGGCCTACCGCACCCGGCCCGTGTTCGTCCCGACCGCAGGCCCGAACGATCCGGTGGCCCGGTACCGGACCGCGGTGATGACGCGGCTGCGGCTGATCGGCATCGGGGTGCCGGTGGTCATCGGCGTCTTCACCGGCTTCTTCGTCCAGACGTACTGGGATCGGATCCAGCTGTTCCTGCACGGCGGCAGCTTCGGGGTGGCCGATCCGCAGTTCGGCAAGGACCTCGGCTTCTACGCGTTCGATCTGCCGTTCTACCGGCTGGTGCTCAGCTACCTGTTCGGTGCGGTGTTCATCGCGTTCATCGCCAACCTGGTGACGCACTACCTGTTCGGTGGCATCCGGCTGTCCGGGCGTACCGGAGCGCTGAGCCGCTCGGCGCGCATCCAGCTGATCACGCTGGTCGGCATCCTGATGCTGCTCAAGGCCGTCGCGTACTGGTTCGACCGCTATGAGCTGTTGAGCCACGCCGACAGCCGCAAACCGTTCACCGGCGCCGGCTACACCGACATCAACGCGGTGCTGCCCGCCAAGCTCATCATGATGACCATCGCGGTGATCTGCGCGGTCGCCGTGTTCTCCGCCGTCGTGTTGCGGGATCTGCGGATCCCGGCGATCGGGGTGGTGCTGCTGCTGCTGAGCTCGCTGATCGTGGGCTGGGGCTGGCCGACGATCGTCGAGCAGATCAGCGTCAAACCCAATGCGGCACAGAAGGAAAGCGACTACATCAGTCGAAGTATCACGGCCACCAGACAGGCCTACGGGTTGACGGCGGACACCGTCACCTACCGCGACTACAGCGGCAACGCGCAGACCAACGCGCAGCAGGTCGCCGCCGACCGCGCGACGACGTCGAACATCCGACTGCTCGACCCGACCATCGTCAGCCCGGCGTTCACCCAGTTCCAGCAGGGCAAGAACTTCTACTACTTCCCGGATCAGCTGTCGATCGACCGCTACAACGGACCCGACGGCAACCTGCGCGACTATGTGGTCGCGGCGCGAGAACTCAACCCCGACAGGCTGATCGACAACCAGCGGGACTGGATCAACCGGCACTTCGTCTACACCCACGGCAACGGGTTCATCGCCTCACCCGCCAACACGGTCCGCGGCGTCGCCAACGACCCGAACCAGAACGGTGGCTATCCGGAGTTCCTCGCCAGCGTGGTGGGCGCCAACGGCAGCGTGATCTCGCCGGGGCCTGCGCCGCTGGACCAGCCGCGCATCTACTTCGGCCCGGTCATCGCCAGCACGTCGGACGACTACGCGATCGTCGGCAAGAACGGTAACGACCGCGAATACGACTACGAGACCAACACCGAAACCAAGAACTACACCTACAGCGGTAAGGGTGGCGTTCCGATCGGCAACTGGTTGGCGCGCGCCGTGTTCGCCGCCAAGTTCTCCGAGCGAAAGCTGGTGTTCCCCAACCCGATTGGGCCCGACAGCAAGATCCTGTTCAACCGCGATCCCGCGCAGCGGGTGAAGGCCGTTGCGCCGTGGCTGACCACCGACACCAGTGTGTACCCGGCGATCGTCAACAAGCGGATGGTGTGGATCGTCGACGGCTACACCACGCTGGACAACTACCCGTACTCACAACTGACGTCGCTGTCGTCGGCCACCGCCGATTCCAACGAGGTGGCGGTCAACCGGCTTGCCCCGGACAAGATGGTGTCCTACATCCGCAACTCGGTGAAAGCCACCGTCGACGCCTACGACGGCACCGTCACGCTGTACGCGCAGGACGAGAAGGATCCGGTGCTGCAGGCGTGGATGAAGGTGTTCCCGGGAACGGTGAAGCCCAAGAGCGACATCTCGCCGGAACTGCAGGCGCACCTGCGGTATCCGGAGGACCTGTTCAAGGTGCAGCGCAGTCTGTTGGCGAAGTATCACGTCAACGATCCGGTCACGTTCTTCTCGACGTCGGATTTCTGGGATGTGCCACTGGACCCGAACCCAACCGCGAGCAGTTTCCAGCCGCCGTACTACATCGTCGCGAAAGACCTTGCGTCCAACGATGGTTCGGCGTCCTTCCAGCTGACCAGTGCGATGAACCGGTTCCGGCGTGACTTCCTGGCCGCATACATCAGCGCGAGTTCCGATCCGGCCACCTACGGCAAGATCACGGTGTTGACGATTCCGGGTCAGGTCAACGGTCCGAAGCTGGCCAACAACGCGATCACCACGGACACCGCGGTCAGCCAGGACCTCGGTGTGATCGGGCGCGACAACCAGAACCGGATCCGGTGGGGCAACCTGCTGACGCTGCCGGTCGCGCAGGGCGGGCTGCTCTATGTCGAACCGGTCTATGCGTCACCGGGGGCCAGCGATGCGGCGTCGTCGTATCCGCGCCTGATCCGCGTGGCGATGATGTACAACGACCGGGTCGGCTACGGCCCGACGGTCCGCGACGCGCTGACCGAGTTGTTCGGCCCCGGTGCCGATGCGACGGCGACGGGCCCGGCACCGGCCGGGCCGGTGAACGGACAGCCTGCTGCCGCGCCACCGCCGTCTGACGGCCAGCGTGCCGCGGCGCCGCCGCCCAGCCAGGGTCAGGCGCCCGAGGTGCCCACTCCGATCGCGGTGCCGCCGAATGGCGGGGCGACGCAGCTGTCGGGGGCCAAAGCCGCAGCGCTGCAAGAGGTCAACTCGGCGCTGGACAACATCCGGCAGGCCCAGCAGAGCGGTAACTTCGCCGACTACGGCCAGGCGCTGCAGCGGCTCGACGATGCGATAAAGAAGTATCAGTCGGCCAAGTAG
- a CDS encoding glycoside hydrolase family 15 protein — translation MTLAHIEDYALLGDQQTAALVSRDGAVDWLCLPRFDSPACFAALVGGSDAGSWQLVPAAGGPATRRRYRDDSLVLESEWDTPEGTVRLIDFMPPRGVAADVVRIVEGVRGRVPMRMVLRLRFDYGHVVPWVRRLGEDLTAIAGPDAVWLRTPVPLRGKDMTTTAEFEVQAGQRVPFVLTYQVSHLPRPDPVDADAALCQTEQWWTRWMKQCRYTGGWQHEVRRSLLLLKALTYQPTGGIVAAATTSLPEQLGGPRNWDYRYCWLRDATFTLQALLGTGFVEEARGWREWLVRAVAGDPADLQIMYGLDGRRRLPEFTLPWLRGYEDSQPVRVGNAAAGQFQLDVWGEVLDGLHLAREAGLPTDNTAWDVQRALLDFLEGHWEEPDSSLWEMRGPARYFVHSKVMAWAGVDRAVRTIEHHHLSGPLHRWRALRDKIHRDVCANGYDADRNTFTQSYGSDEVDAALLLLPRVGFLPWRDPRVVGTVRAVQRELCQDGFVLRYRPKQSDDGLPGGEGVFLACSFWLADALCGIGCDDEATALFDRLLALRNDVGLLSEEYDTVRRRQVGNTPQAFSLVGLINTARQLSGHHTATSARRHEQNLHPG, via the coding sequence CTGACGTTGGCGCACATCGAGGACTATGCGCTACTGGGCGATCAACAGACCGCGGCGTTGGTGAGCCGCGACGGTGCCGTCGACTGGCTGTGTCTGCCACGCTTCGATTCACCGGCCTGCTTCGCCGCCCTCGTCGGTGGAAGTGACGCCGGCAGTTGGCAATTGGTACCCGCTGCCGGCGGCCCCGCGACACGCCGCCGATATCGCGACGACTCACTCGTGTTGGAAAGCGAGTGGGACACCCCGGAGGGGACAGTGCGGTTGATCGATTTCATGCCGCCGCGGGGGGTGGCCGCCGACGTGGTGCGCATCGTCGAGGGAGTGCGCGGCAGGGTACCCATGCGCATGGTGCTGCGCCTGCGGTTCGACTACGGACACGTGGTGCCGTGGGTACGCCGACTTGGCGAGGATCTGACGGCCATCGCCGGGCCTGACGCCGTATGGCTACGCACCCCCGTTCCATTGCGCGGGAAGGACATGACGACTACCGCAGAGTTCGAAGTCCAAGCAGGCCAACGTGTTCCGTTCGTGTTGACCTACCAGGTATCGCATCTACCGCGACCGGATCCGGTTGACGCAGATGCGGCGCTCTGCCAGACCGAACAATGGTGGACACGCTGGATGAAGCAGTGCCGCTATACCGGAGGCTGGCAGCACGAGGTCCGCCGGTCCCTGCTGCTGCTCAAGGCGCTGACCTATCAACCCACCGGCGGCATCGTCGCCGCGGCCACCACGTCGTTGCCCGAACAACTCGGCGGACCGCGCAACTGGGACTACCGCTACTGCTGGCTACGCGATGCGACCTTCACGCTGCAGGCACTGCTCGGCACCGGATTCGTCGAGGAGGCACGCGGCTGGCGCGAATGGCTGGTCCGCGCCGTCGCAGGCGACCCGGCCGATCTGCAGATCATGTACGGCTTGGACGGCAGGCGCCGACTACCCGAATTCACACTGCCATGGCTGCGCGGATACGAGGATTCTCAGCCGGTGCGGGTGGGCAACGCCGCGGCCGGGCAGTTCCAGCTCGACGTGTGGGGTGAGGTACTCGACGGCCTGCACCTGGCGCGCGAGGCAGGGCTGCCGACCGATAACACCGCGTGGGACGTGCAACGCGCCCTGCTGGATTTCCTCGAGGGCCACTGGGAGGAACCGGACAGCAGCCTATGGGAAATGCGCGGTCCCGCACGATATTTCGTGCACTCCAAGGTGATGGCATGGGCGGGGGTCGACCGAGCCGTGCGCACAATCGAGCACCACCACCTGTCAGGCCCGCTGCACCGGTGGCGGGCACTTCGCGACAAGATCCACCGCGACGTCTGCGCCAACGGCTATGACGCGGACCGCAACACCTTCACCCAGTCGTATGGCTCCGACGAAGTCGACGCGGCGCTGCTGCTCCTGCCCAGGGTCGGATTCCTGCCCTGGCGTGATCCGCGGGTCGTGGGCACGGTGCGCGCCGTGCAACGCGAGCTGTGCCAGGACGGATTCGTGTTGCGCTATCGCCCGAAGCAGAGCGATGACGGACTTCCCGGCGGCGAGGGCGTGTTCCTCGCCTGCAGCTTCTGGTTGGCCGATGCGTTGTGCGGCATCGGTTGCGACGACGAAGCGACAGCGTTGTTCGACCGACTGCTGGCTCTGCGCAACGATGTCGGGCTGCTGAGCGAGGAATACGACACCGTGCGCCGCCGGCAGGTCGGGAACACGCCGCAGGCGTTCAGCCTGGTGGGTCTGATCAACACGGCGCGGCAACTGAGCGGTCATCACACCGCCACCTCGGCGCGCCGCCACGAGCAGAATCTGCACCCAGGCTGA